The proteins below come from a single Streptomyces sp. SCSIO 75703 genomic window:
- a CDS encoding aspartate/glutamate racemase family protein yields MSLGFGDLARIGHLYPSGGLCDYEIQSMAPEGVQFVTTRLPFRNTGTADDLRLVENLEEHARLLADADVDVIAVNCTAATLLAGPDRIRKRVHEATGIGAVTTIEAVLAALSAAGIRRPALLTPYPDEVVQAETEFLHARGIEVVARLGLPRATPVGQAMIEPGRWLALASTLDPSVIDGVLLSCSGIRVAGELRRIEDRLGVPVVASNQALLWHLLRTLDIPARPDRYGSLLAGRFDAGTAGA; encoded by the coding sequence GTGAGCCTCGGATTCGGTGACCTCGCCCGCATCGGCCACCTGTATCCGTCGGGCGGGCTGTGCGACTACGAGATCCAGTCGATGGCCCCCGAGGGGGTACAGTTCGTCACCACCCGCCTGCCCTTCCGCAACACCGGCACCGCCGACGACCTGCGTCTGGTCGAGAACCTGGAGGAGCACGCCCGGTTGCTGGCGGACGCCGACGTCGACGTCATCGCGGTCAACTGCACCGCCGCGACGTTGCTCGCCGGGCCGGACCGGATCAGGAAACGGGTCCACGAGGCGACCGGGATCGGCGCGGTCACCACCATCGAGGCGGTACTGGCGGCGCTCTCGGCCGCCGGCATCCGCCGGCCCGCGCTGCTGACCCCGTACCCGGACGAGGTCGTCCAGGCGGAGACGGAGTTCCTCCACGCGCGCGGCATCGAGGTCGTCGCCCGGCTGGGCCTGCCGCGCGCCACTCCGGTCGGGCAAGCCATGATCGAACCCGGCAGGTGGCTCGCCCTCGCGAGCACGCTCGACCCATCGGTGATCGACGGCGTGCTCCTGAGCTGCTCGGGTATCCGGGTGGCAGGGGAACTGCGGCGCATCGAAGACCGGCTCGGTGTGCCCGTGGTGGCCAGCAACCAGGCCCTGCTGTGGCACCTGCTGCGCACGCTGGACATCCCCGCACGGCCGGACCGGTACGGCTCGTTGCTCGCGGGCCGTTTCGACGCCGGGACTGCGGGAGCCTGA
- a CDS encoding ABC transporter permease, whose amino-acid sequence MSSTLVAGKPSGTPSPPASAVRVRRLRHLNEFGLLAAIVVLYIALGVTAGGFLGADNQLGILRDAATVGIPALGVTLVIIAGEIDISIGPAVAFASVLFAKGATEWGLGLPFALLLTLVAGVLWGSAAGWLRARFGVPSFIATLGLWSALGGLALYTTNALPVATPDGGFMDALGGKILGVPTPAIVLVLLFLAFWYVARRTAYGRSVYAVGGNAAAAQLAGIPIGRVRVLLFATTGLLAALTGILMAARLGSGNGGAAAGLEFDVIAAVVIGGTALAGGRGSLIGTMLGVLFISVIANGLVLLGVNSFLQDVVRGVIIVGAVLVNVVISRKGLATRTT is encoded by the coding sequence ATGTCCTCGACCCTCGTGGCCGGCAAGCCGTCCGGCACCCCGTCTCCGCCCGCGTCCGCCGTCCGCGTCCGCCGGCTGCGCCACCTCAACGAGTTCGGCCTGCTGGCCGCGATCGTGGTGCTGTACATCGCGCTCGGCGTCACCGCGGGCGGGTTCCTCGGCGCCGACAACCAGCTCGGCATCCTGCGGGACGCCGCGACCGTCGGCATCCCCGCCCTCGGCGTCACCCTGGTGATCATCGCCGGGGAGATCGACATCAGCATCGGCCCGGCGGTGGCCTTCGCCTCCGTGCTGTTCGCCAAGGGCGCCACCGAATGGGGCCTCGGGCTGCCCTTCGCGCTGCTGCTCACCCTGGTGGCCGGGGTGCTGTGGGGATCGGCGGCCGGCTGGCTGCGCGCCCGGTTCGGGGTGCCGTCCTTCATCGCGACACTCGGGCTCTGGAGCGCGCTGGGCGGCCTCGCGCTCTACACCACCAACGCGCTCCCGGTCGCCACCCCGGACGGCGGCTTCATGGACGCGCTGGGCGGCAAGATCCTCGGGGTGCCGACCCCGGCGATCGTGCTGGTGCTGCTGTTCCTGGCGTTCTGGTACGTCGCCCGCCGGACGGCGTACGGGCGTTCGGTCTACGCGGTGGGCGGCAACGCGGCGGCGGCGCAGCTCGCCGGCATCCCGATCGGCCGGGTACGCGTCCTGCTGTTCGCCACCACCGGACTCCTGGCCGCCCTCACCGGCATCCTGATGGCGGCCCGCCTGGGCTCGGGCAACGGCGGCGCCGCCGCGGGCCTGGAGTTCGACGTGATCGCCGCAGTCGTCATCGGCGGCACCGCGCTCGCCGGAGGCCGCGGCAGTCTCATCGGGACGATGCTGGGCGTGCTGTTCATCTCCGTGATCGCCAACGGGCTGGTCCTGCTGGGGGTCAACTCCTTCCTCCAGGACGTCGTACGCGGCGTGATCATCGTCGGGGCCGTGCTCGTCAACGTCGTCATCTCCCGCAAGGGCCTGGCGACGCGCACCACCTGA
- a CDS encoding TetR/AcrR family transcriptional regulator has product MARQRQSQRGDTPLSPERIIEAALRISDTEGDLDRLTVRRLATELGVGTMTLYSYFRSKEEILDGMADHVLGRMRLPAEPDAGPAEALRTAGYAFLAMMREHPSVVRLFSTRITDSPTALRGAMEAVLRRLVDAGIPGPVAIRCYGFLITYAIGFASYQAPRPWGRATAEDGAEQRRQRRHFYAALPIEEFPLVVDLAAEVTELPSDEQFAAGLEAYIDSTLRALDQDAART; this is encoded by the coding sequence ATGGCGCGGCAGAGGCAGTCCCAGCGCGGCGACACCCCGCTTTCCCCCGAGCGGATCATCGAGGCGGCCTTGCGCATCTCCGACACGGAAGGGGACCTGGACCGGCTGACGGTACGGCGGCTGGCCACCGAGCTGGGCGTGGGCACGATGACCCTCTACAGCTACTTCCGCAGCAAGGAGGAAATCCTCGACGGGATGGCCGACCACGTGCTCGGGCGGATGCGGCTGCCCGCCGAACCCGACGCCGGACCGGCCGAGGCGCTGCGCACCGCCGGGTACGCCTTCCTGGCCATGATGCGCGAGCACCCGAGTGTCGTCAGGCTGTTCTCCACCCGCATCACGGACAGCCCCACCGCACTGCGCGGCGCGATGGAGGCGGTGCTGCGACGGCTCGTCGACGCCGGCATCCCGGGGCCGGTGGCCATCCGCTGCTACGGCTTCCTCATCACCTACGCCATCGGCTTCGCCAGCTACCAGGCCCCACGGCCGTGGGGGAGGGCCACCGCCGAGGACGGGGCCGAGCAGCGCCGGCAGCGCCGCCACTTCTACGCCGCACTGCCGATCGAGGAGTTCCCGCTGGTGGTGGACCTGGCCGCCGAGGTCACCGAGCTGCCCTCGGACGAGCAGTTCGCCGCCGGCCTCGAGGCGTACATCGACAGCACGCTCCGCGCGCTCGACCAGGACGCCGCCCGCACCTAG
- a CDS encoding sugar ABC transporter ATP-binding protein produces the protein MTTSPSPPGASGTTPAAEASGLNKRYPGVRALVDVDFRIEPGEVRALLGRNGAGKSTLIRMLSGVEVPDSGEVRIGGQVLGDGGVRRAAELGAATVHQELSLVPEMTVAENLFLGEWPRRGASGVDFPRMRREAAEVLAELDVRVDPEDTVGSLPLAEQQLVEIARAVRRRPRLLILDEPTSALAAGEARTVLEAVGRISAAGVAVIYVSHRLDEIRQVAGSVTVVRDGSVVDTVDVREATTAQIVALMLGRAAREQEAFAPRAVDRSGTPLLSVRNLTLPPKLADVGFDLYAGEVLGIGGLLGSGRSELLRAVAGFEHGAERTVTFEGRPVARPAAAVMKRLGVGMTPEDRKGEGIVPLLGVGENMTMSWFGGIRGRAGLSSRRAGEAGEDLVRRLAVKTPGLDTPIVNLSGGNQQKAVIGRWLHARSRVLLLDEPTRGVDVEAKQQIYRLIRALADEGAAVVFVSGELEELPLVCDRVLTLQNGRFTREFLAPDITLDDIMAATMAVEV, from the coding sequence ATGACGACCTCCCCATCGCCGCCCGGCGCCTCCGGCACCACGCCGGCCGCCGAGGCGAGCGGCCTGAACAAGCGGTACCCGGGCGTCCGGGCGCTGGTCGACGTCGACTTCCGTATCGAACCGGGCGAGGTGCGCGCGCTGCTCGGACGCAACGGCGCAGGCAAGTCCACGCTCATCCGGATGCTGTCCGGTGTCGAGGTTCCCGACAGCGGCGAGGTCCGCATCGGCGGGCAGGTCCTCGGCGACGGCGGCGTACGCCGGGCCGCGGAACTGGGGGCGGCCACCGTCCACCAGGAGCTGAGCCTGGTCCCGGAGATGACGGTCGCCGAGAACCTGTTCCTCGGCGAGTGGCCCCGGCGCGGCGCGTCCGGGGTGGACTTCCCCCGGATGCGCCGCGAGGCCGCCGAGGTGCTGGCCGAGCTGGACGTGCGGGTCGACCCGGAGGACACGGTCGGCTCGCTCCCGCTGGCCGAGCAGCAGCTCGTCGAGATCGCCCGGGCGGTGCGCCGCCGTCCGCGGCTGCTGATCCTCGACGAGCCGACCAGCGCACTGGCCGCCGGTGAGGCGCGTACCGTCCTGGAGGCGGTCGGCCGCATCTCCGCCGCCGGTGTCGCGGTGATCTACGTGAGCCACCGGCTGGACGAGATCCGGCAGGTGGCGGGGAGCGTCACCGTCGTCCGCGACGGCAGCGTGGTGGACACGGTGGACGTGCGCGAGGCGACGACCGCGCAGATCGTCGCCCTCATGCTCGGCCGGGCCGCCCGCGAGCAGGAAGCCTTCGCGCCGCGCGCGGTGGACCGCAGCGGTACACCCCTGCTGTCCGTCCGGAACCTGACACTCCCGCCGAAACTGGCGGACGTCGGCTTCGACCTCTACGCCGGTGAGGTACTGGGTATCGGCGGGCTCCTGGGGTCGGGCCGCAGCGAACTGCTGCGCGCGGTCGCCGGGTTCGAGCACGGAGCCGAGCGCACGGTCACCTTCGAGGGGCGGCCGGTCGCCCGCCCCGCCGCGGCGGTGATGAAGCGGCTGGGGGTGGGCATGACGCCCGAGGACCGCAAGGGGGAGGGCATCGTTCCGTTGCTCGGCGTCGGCGAGAACATGACGATGTCCTGGTTCGGGGGGATCAGGGGCCGGGCCGGCCTCTCGTCCCGCCGGGCCGGCGAGGCCGGTGAGGACCTGGTGCGGCGGCTCGCGGTGAAGACGCCCGGCCTGGACACCCCCATCGTCAACCTCAGCGGCGGAAACCAGCAGAAGGCCGTCATCGGCCGCTGGCTGCACGCCCGGAGCCGGGTCCTGCTCCTGGACGAACCCACGCGCGGCGTGGACGTCGAGGCCAAGCAGCAGATCTACCGCCTGATCCGGGCCCTGGCCGACGAAGGCGCCGCCGTCGTCTTCGTCTCCGGCGAGCTGGAGGAGCTGCCGCTCGTCTGCGACCGCGTCCTGACCCTCCAGAACGGCCGGTTCACCCGCGAGTTCCTCGCACCCGACATCACCCTCGACGACATCATGGCCGCCACCATGGCGGTGGAAGTGTGA
- a CDS encoding substrate-binding domain-containing protein translates to MRNGRKRHRTAFAVCLGLALTMVALTGCIPRAGDGGRVGLVYMDAQGYYAGVRKGMQDSVARLGDGVQLLELNAQGDASKESTFVDTVSAAGVKALVLSPVSTTASIPAVRLAHESGVKVVCYNTCLTEDATREYVSAWVLGDPVRFGELAGAEAAKYFRSQGIDDPRIAVLNCETVEVCIQRRVGFEKALFAELPEAKIVTNQQGTTIDQALEVADRILSAQPRVDAFYGESGGATMGAVRAVRQRGFVGRTVVFGSDMTTDLARELADHSVLKADVDISGVEVGELATRTTARVIAGEELEDPVVPAPVKLYSTPEQARAWLRTHPDGLP, encoded by the coding sequence ATGAGGAACGGCAGGAAGCGGCATCGCACCGCGTTCGCCGTGTGCCTCGGCCTGGCGCTGACGATGGTCGCGCTGACGGGGTGCATACCGCGGGCCGGGGACGGCGGCAGGGTCGGGCTGGTCTACATGGACGCCCAGGGCTACTACGCCGGCGTCCGCAAGGGCATGCAGGACTCGGTGGCCCGGCTCGGCGACGGGGTCCAGCTCCTGGAGCTGAACGCCCAGGGCGACGCGTCCAAGGAGAGCACCTTCGTCGACACGGTGAGCGCCGCCGGAGTGAAGGCCCTGGTGCTCTCGCCCGTCTCCACCACCGCGTCCATCCCGGCCGTACGCCTGGCGCACGAGAGCGGCGTCAAGGTCGTCTGCTACAACACCTGCCTGACCGAGGACGCGACACGCGAGTACGTGAGCGCATGGGTGCTGGGCGATCCGGTGAGGTTCGGGGAGCTGGCCGGCGCGGAGGCCGCGAAGTACTTCCGGTCCCAGGGCATCGACGACCCCCGGATCGCCGTCCTCAACTGCGAGACGGTCGAGGTGTGCATCCAGCGCCGAGTGGGCTTCGAGAAGGCGCTGTTCGCCGAACTGCCCGAGGCGAAGATCGTGACCAACCAGCAGGGCACCACCATCGACCAGGCCCTCGAGGTCGCCGACCGCATCCTGAGCGCGCAGCCGCGCGTCGACGCCTTCTACGGCGAGTCCGGTGGTGCCACGATGGGCGCGGTGCGTGCCGTGCGCCAGCGCGGTTTCGTCGGCCGGACGGTGGTCTTCGGCAGCGACATGACGACCGACCTGGCCCGCGAGCTGGCCGACCACAGCGTGCTCAAGGCCGACGTGGACATCTCCGGTGTCGAGGTCGGCGAGCTGGCGACGCGCACCACCGCACGGGTCATCGCCGGTGAGGAACTCGAGGATCCCGTCGTGCCCGCCCCGGTGAAGCTCTACTCCACTCCCGAGCAGGCCCGCGCATGGCTGCGCACCCACCCGGACGGCCTGCCGTGA
- a CDS encoding DUF4380 domain-containing protein yields the protein MTTAEDPVRVRRVPTAHGELITLDAGALAVSAAPGLGGRLLSVTLDGAEFLYRNPRLLDGALAPLPGVRPGPHDGPMSDWLNWGGDKTWPAPQGWDGPDQWAGPPDPVLDSGPYAARVERRAGAVTLVLTSGDDPRTGLRLERRVVLRPGSTAFDLVLTMTNTTASERRWALWNVTQLAGAPADPAGAEGVYLGRAGSGRPATVALIAGTGRPRVLEAAPGVLHVPHQDVVGKVGFPDSAGWLAHVGAGRTLVQRFAVHEGPYPDGGSRAEVWMECPLAEGLPHLGGLLPRDHVVECEALGPLTTLVPGASASLEVRFGVGPSVGPVEAATPAGYWAGLPRTGPDGRVPGVFVPYAAGPLEVRNRAGAPLLTLGALEPGRACPVHLPGDQVPPEGRELTAPLPGGGTVPVARLTVAEDGLPSFNS from the coding sequence GTGACCACCGCGGAAGACCCGGTGCGGGTGCGTCGGGTACCGACCGCGCACGGCGAGCTGATCACGCTGGACGCGGGTGCCCTGGCGGTGTCCGCCGCTCCCGGGCTGGGCGGCCGGCTGCTCTCGGTGACGCTGGACGGCGCGGAGTTCCTGTACCGCAACCCCCGCCTCCTGGACGGCGCGCTCGCGCCGCTGCCGGGCGTGCGGCCCGGCCCGCACGACGGCCCGATGTCCGACTGGCTCAACTGGGGCGGGGACAAGACCTGGCCCGCTCCCCAGGGCTGGGACGGCCCGGACCAGTGGGCGGGCCCGCCGGACCCGGTCCTCGACTCGGGGCCCTACGCCGCCCGGGTCGAGCGGCGGGCCGGCGCCGTGACGCTCGTGCTGACCAGTGGCGACGATCCGCGCACCGGTCTCCGTCTGGAGCGCCGGGTCGTGCTGCGCCCGGGCAGCACGGCCTTCGACCTGGTCCTGACGATGACCAACACGACTGCGTCGGAGCGTCGTTGGGCACTGTGGAACGTCACCCAGCTCGCCGGGGCGCCTGCGGATCCGGCCGGGGCCGAGGGCGTGTACCTCGGCCGCGCCGGGTCCGGGCGGCCGGCCACCGTCGCGCTGATCGCCGGTACCGGGCGGCCCCGGGTGCTGGAGGCGGCCCCCGGTGTGCTGCACGTGCCGCACCAGGACGTCGTCGGAAAGGTCGGCTTCCCCGACTCGGCCGGATGGCTGGCACACGTCGGGGCGGGGCGCACCCTGGTGCAGCGCTTCGCCGTGCACGAGGGCCCCTACCCCGACGGAGGGTCGCGCGCCGAGGTGTGGATGGAGTGTCCGCTGGCGGAGGGGCTGCCCCACCTGGGCGGTCTGCTGCCGCGCGATCACGTCGTCGAGTGTGAGGCGCTGGGGCCGCTGACGACGCTGGTGCCGGGGGCGTCGGCCTCGCTGGAGGTGCGGTTCGGGGTCGGTCCCTCGGTGGGCCCGGTGGAGGCGGCGACACCGGCCGGTTACTGGGCCGGGCTGCCCCGGACGGGGCCGGACGGCCGGGTCCCGGGCGTCTTCGTGCCGTATGCGGCGGGTCCGCTGGAGGTCAGGAACCGGGCCGGGGCGCCTCTGCTCACGCTCGGCGCGCTGGAGCCGGGCCGGGCCTGCCCCGTCCATCTGCCCGGCGATCAGGTCCCGCCCGAGGGCCGGGAGTTGACCGCTCCGCTGCCTGGCGGCGGCACGGTGCCCGTGGCCCGTCTCACCGTCGCGGAGGACGGACTGCCCTCTTTTAATTCATAA
- a CDS encoding alpha/beta hydrolase, with protein sequence MHYAEHGSGAPVLLLHQTPRSWDEYRDVLPLLGGEFRAIAMDTLGFGQSARPPGPWSIELFATGVLDLCDALGLPQVSLVGHHTGAVTALEVAATAPDRVRALVLSGMPFVDAERRRRVARRAPVDHVLPAPDGSHLVRLWNNRAPYYPADQPDLLDRLVRDGLGVLDRVEEGHVAVNRYRMEERISLVRSPALVLCGELDDFSLPDLPKITASLPGARAAVLPGTGVPAVDHRPEQFAAQVLAFLRDPRRRPEPADAPPSGPLTGPRPR encoded by the coding sequence GTGCACTATGCCGAGCACGGCAGCGGCGCCCCGGTGCTCCTGCTGCACCAGACCCCACGGTCGTGGGACGAGTACCGCGACGTCCTGCCGCTGCTCGGCGGTGAGTTCCGGGCCATCGCGATGGACACCCTGGGCTTCGGCCAGTCCGCCCGCCCGCCCGGACCCTGGAGCATCGAACTGTTCGCGACCGGGGTGCTCGACCTGTGCGACGCCCTGGGCCTCCCCCAGGTCTCGCTGGTCGGGCACCACACCGGCGCCGTGACCGCACTGGAGGTCGCCGCGACCGCTCCGGACCGGGTCCGCGCACTCGTCCTCTCCGGCATGCCCTTCGTCGACGCCGAGCGCCGGCGGCGCGTGGCCCGGCGGGCCCCCGTCGACCACGTCCTGCCGGCGCCGGACGGGTCGCACCTGGTACGGCTCTGGAACAACCGTGCCCCGTACTATCCGGCCGATCAGCCGGACCTGCTCGACCGCCTGGTGCGGGACGGGCTGGGGGTCCTGGACCGTGTCGAGGAGGGGCACGTGGCCGTGAACCGCTACCGGATGGAGGAGCGGATCTCCCTGGTCCGCTCGCCGGCACTCGTCCTGTGCGGCGAGCTGGACGACTTCTCGCTGCCGGACCTTCCCAAGATCACCGCCTCGCTGCCCGGGGCCCGTGCCGCCGTCCTGCCCGGCACGGGTGTGCCGGCCGTCGACCACCGGCCCGAACAGTTCGCGGCGCAGGTCCTCGCCTTCCTGCGGGACCCGCGCCGACGCCCGGAACCGGCCGACGCGCCTCCCAGCGGACCGCTCACCGGTCCCCGCCCCCGCTGA
- a CDS encoding zinc-binding dehydrogenase, translating to MSESTTPSPATMRGVYLPGDSTAEVRELPVPVPGPGQVLLRVGAAGICGSDIGYIYREHKTHRGVDGPAYRGVVAGHEPSGTVVATGPGVRRHRPGDRVVVYHIAGCGLCDNCARGYQISCADPGRAAYGWQRDGAAADFLLADEHTLVPLPDELSFVDGALVACGFGTAYEGIRRMGVNGDDDLLVVGLGPVGLAAAMTGRGRGARRVIGVEVSPERRAWADGLGVFDATVTPEDAADTVASLTGGRGASTAIDCSGTRPGRSTAIAHIAEWGRISLVGEGGTLETEVSDALLHKQVTLYASWVTSVPVMAELARNLVRWGLRPERIVSDRFGLARADDAFALAAGGARGKVVLEPGLDG from the coding sequence ATGAGTGAGTCCACCACCCCTTCGCCCGCCACCATGCGCGGCGTGTACCTGCCGGGCGACAGCACCGCCGAGGTGCGGGAGCTGCCGGTGCCCGTACCCGGCCCGGGGCAGGTGCTGCTGCGCGTGGGCGCGGCCGGCATCTGCGGCAGCGACATCGGCTACATCTACCGCGAGCACAAGACCCATCGCGGGGTGGACGGTCCCGCCTACCGGGGCGTCGTCGCCGGCCACGAGCCCAGCGGCACGGTCGTCGCCACCGGTCCGGGGGTACGGCGGCACCGGCCGGGCGACCGGGTGGTGGTCTACCACATCGCCGGATGCGGACTGTGCGACAACTGCGCCCGGGGCTACCAGATCAGCTGCGCGGACCCGGGCCGCGCCGCCTACGGCTGGCAGCGCGACGGCGCGGCGGCCGACTTCCTGCTCGCCGACGAGCACACGCTGGTGCCGCTGCCCGACGAACTGAGCTTCGTCGACGGGGCGCTCGTCGCCTGCGGCTTCGGCACGGCCTACGAGGGCATCCGGCGGATGGGGGTGAACGGTGACGACGACCTGCTCGTCGTCGGCCTGGGGCCGGTGGGGCTGGCCGCGGCGATGACCGGCCGGGGGCGTGGTGCCCGGCGGGTCATCGGGGTGGAGGTCTCGCCCGAGCGCCGCGCGTGGGCGGACGGGCTGGGAGTCTTCGACGCGACGGTCACCCCCGAGGACGCGGCCGACACCGTCGCCTCGCTCACCGGCGGGCGCGGGGCCTCGACCGCGATCGACTGCTCCGGCACCCGCCCCGGCCGGTCCACCGCCATCGCGCACATCGCCGAATGGGGACGGATCTCCCTGGTCGGGGAGGGCGGGACGCTGGAGACGGAGGTCTCCGACGCCCTGCTGCACAAGCAGGTCACGCTGTACGCCTCCTGGGTCACCTCGGTGCCGGTCATGGCGGAGCTGGCGCGCAACCTGGTGCGCTGGGGCCTTCGGCCGGAGCGCATCGTCAGCGACCGCTTCGGCCTCGCGCGGGCGGACGACGCCTTCGCGCTCGCCGCGGGCGGCGCGCGGGGCAAGGTCGTACTCGAACCCGGTCTGGACGGCTGA
- a CDS encoding MFS transporter, protein MATTRSAQEQSRRAVFASWIGTTVEYYDFAIYGLAASLIFAPLFFPSTDPTVGTLLSLSSFAVGYLTRPLGALVFGHFGDRIGRKTVLVVTLVLMGVATFAIGLLPTYSQIGIAAPVLLIIARLLQGFSVGGEYGGAVLMTVEHSSDRRRGLFGSLVNTGATAGLVLANASFLLVFQLPDDQMLSWGWRIPFLLSSVLVIIGLVARYSLEESPDFAAAKEQGTVREMPALEVLRNHLGTLLLVAVGIVAAGSAFTMATVFSLTYGKVALGLDNSAMLTALLPATAVILVCLPLFGRLSDRVGVRPVFLAGAASLVVLPFVWFALLDTGDYVLMLLGFALLFVGYSANYAVVPAYFSQVFPPVVRFTGMSIGFTLGLIAGNAIAPAVSASLLNATGGWIAIASYMALTGLASLAAGLFLRIPDAVTDRQPAAEAPAETETEAEQAVG, encoded by the coding sequence ATGGCCACGACACGGTCTGCACAGGAGCAGAGCAGAAGAGCGGTGTTCGCGAGCTGGATCGGCACCACGGTCGAGTACTACGACTTCGCGATCTACGGCCTGGCCGCTTCGCTGATCTTCGCTCCGCTGTTCTTCCCGTCCACGGACCCGACCGTGGGCACGCTGCTGTCGCTGTCCAGCTTCGCCGTCGGCTACCTGACCCGGCCGCTCGGCGCCCTGGTGTTCGGCCACTTCGGCGACCGCATCGGCCGCAAGACGGTGCTCGTCGTCACGCTCGTCCTGATGGGCGTCGCGACCTTCGCGATCGGACTGCTGCCCACCTACTCCCAGATCGGCATCGCCGCCCCCGTTCTCCTCATCATCGCCCGGCTGCTGCAGGGCTTCTCCGTCGGCGGCGAGTACGGCGGCGCGGTACTGATGACGGTGGAGCACTCCTCGGACCGCCGGCGCGGCCTGTTCGGTTCGCTCGTCAACACCGGCGCGACCGCGGGCCTCGTGCTGGCCAACGCGTCCTTCCTGCTGGTCTTCCAGTTGCCCGACGACCAGATGCTGTCGTGGGGCTGGCGCATCCCGTTCCTGCTCAGCAGCGTTCTGGTGATCATCGGGCTCGTCGCGCGGTACTCACTGGAGGAGTCGCCCGACTTCGCCGCGGCCAAGGAACAGGGAACGGTCCGGGAGATGCCGGCCCTGGAGGTGCTGCGCAACCACCTCGGCACGCTGCTGCTGGTGGCCGTGGGCATCGTCGCCGCGGGCAGCGCCTTCACCATGGCGACGGTGTTCTCCCTGACCTACGGGAAGGTCGCTCTCGGCCTGGACAACAGCGCGATGCTCACGGCGCTCCTGCCCGCGACCGCGGTGATCCTCGTCTGCCTGCCGCTGTTCGGCCGGCTCTCCGACCGCGTCGGCGTACGGCCGGTGTTCCTGGCCGGTGCCGCCTCTCTGGTCGTCCTGCCCTTCGTCTGGTTCGCCCTGCTCGACACCGGCGACTACGTCCTGATGCTCCTGGGCTTCGCACTGTTGTTCGTCGGCTACTCCGCGAACTACGCGGTCGTGCCCGCCTACTTCTCCCAGGTGTTCCCCCCGGTCGTCCGCTTCACGGGCATGTCGATCGGCTTCACCCTCGGGCTCATCGCCGGAAACGCCATCGCTCCCGCCGTGTCCGCCTCGCTCCTGAACGCCACCGGAGGCTGGATCGCCATCGCGAGCTACATGGCGCTCACCGGTCTGGCCTCCCTGGCGGCCGGCCTCTTCCTGCGCATCCCGGACGCCGTCACCGACCGGCAGCCGGCCGCGGAGGCTCCGGCCGAGACCGAGACCGAGGCCGAGCAGGCGGTCGGGTGA
- a CDS encoding alpha/beta hydrolase, with amino-acid sequence MDAHHRTVPLPGTSLSYHVTRPSAAGTPVVLLHPWFGCWQFWTSTVQHLAGRPCYAVDLYSPAAGTWSADPGPAALADAVVAMMDAEGLSRVDVVGNSVGGIVAQVIASTVPERVRRLVLVGTGASTRGSLPGFARAVDRWIEAGRDGGAASRAAAEDTIGMLFTGSADAADWETYVQAVLRTDPAYLAAVLGAARKLDLTPRLARITAQTLVVRGSEDCARTAEHAAVLAAGIPAARSVEMRGAGHSPMVDQPDRFAGLVAAHLGEEAAEPVGGGR; translated from the coding sequence ATGGATGCTCACCACAGGACCGTCCCCCTGCCCGGAACATCGCTGTCCTACCACGTGACCAGGCCGTCCGCCGCCGGAACGCCGGTCGTGCTCCTGCATCCGTGGTTCGGCTGCTGGCAGTTCTGGACCTCGACCGTGCAGCACCTCGCCGGGCGTCCGTGCTACGCCGTCGACCTCTACTCGCCGGCCGCGGGCACGTGGTCCGCCGACCCCGGACCGGCCGCCCTCGCCGACGCGGTGGTGGCGATGATGGACGCCGAGGGGCTGAGCCGCGTCGACGTGGTCGGCAACTCGGTCGGCGGGATCGTCGCGCAGGTCATCGCGTCCACGGTGCCGGAGCGCGTGCGCCGGCTCGTCCTGGTCGGCACCGGGGCGAGCACCCGGGGTTCTCTGCCCGGCTTCGCGCGGGCCGTCGACCGGTGGATCGAGGCGGGCCGCGACGGCGGGGCCGCCTCCCGGGCCGCCGCCGAGGACACCATCGGGATGCTGTTCACCGGCAGCGCCGACGCCGCCGACTGGGAGACCTACGTCCAGGCGGTGCTGCGCACGGACCCGGCGTATCTGGCGGCGGTGCTCGGCGCGGCGCGGAAGCTGGACCTCACACCGCGGCTCGCGCGCATCACCGCGCAGACGCTCGTGGTCCGCGGCAGCGAGGACTGCGCACGCACCGCGGAACACGCGGCCGTCCTGGCCGCGGGGATTCCCGCGGCCCGTTCCGTCGAGATGAGGGGCGCCGGTCACTCCCCCATGGTCGACCAGCCGGACCGGTTCGCCGGACTCGTCGCCGCCCACCTCGGCGAGGAGGCGGCGGAGCCCGTCGGAGGCGGCCGGTGA